A window of the Bacteroidales bacterium genome harbors these coding sequences:
- a CDS encoding glycosyltransferase family 4 protein, translated as MGMIEKKPIKVILYRRPELNKNTASFNRNEMVEEMLCSTFRCEVFRPSNWENYSKNRYLRGLKLRLSSYWQLHNLISLTKDKSYNYVLFIFPLDPFTVDPFIDLATSLFAKLLKIKVVTERNEYPYVFSNGANSFKKILYRLLLLPWHYRVFNALFIMTDELINFYGKHASKKCIIQKLPMTVDLRRFDNTKKDPGVSYIFYSGSLLERKDGVESLIHAFSKIAYKHTDLFLKIANSAENATQVEKLDLIIKRYGLFDRVILLGSVDRDSIPKLLFSAKILVLARPDSLQARGGFPTKLGEYLASGQPVIVTRVGEIPKILLEDQVYFINPLNLVAELAAKIDFILSNYAEALKIGANGKKAAIKNFSLESNRIKLKIGIEKLFSI; from the coding sequence ATGGGTATGATTGAAAAAAAGCCAATAAAAGTAATACTCTATCGCAGGCCTGAACTGAATAAAAACACTGCTTCATTTAACCGGAATGAAATGGTGGAAGAAATGTTATGCTCAACATTTCGCTGCGAAGTATTTCGTCCTTCAAATTGGGAAAATTATTCAAAAAACAGATACTTACGGGGTTTGAAATTGCGACTTTCTTCATACTGGCAATTGCACAATTTAATTTCACTAACAAAAGACAAAAGCTATAATTACGTCTTATTCATCTTTCCGCTCGATCCATTTACCGTTGATCCTTTTATTGACTTAGCAACTTCATTATTTGCAAAACTTCTGAAGATTAAGGTTGTAACTGAAAGAAATGAATATCCTTATGTCTTCTCAAATGGTGCTAATTCATTTAAAAAGATTCTATATCGCTTACTGCTCTTACCATGGCATTATCGAGTTTTTAATGCCTTATTCATTATGACCGATGAACTGATTAATTTTTATGGGAAGCATGCAAGCAAGAAATGCATTATCCAGAAATTGCCTATGACAGTAGATTTGAGAAGGTTCGACAATACGAAAAAAGATCCTGGTGTTTCATACATATTCTATTCTGGTAGTTTATTAGAACGAAAGGATGGGGTTGAAAGCTTGATACATGCCTTCTCAAAAATTGCTTATAAACACACTGATCTATTTCTGAAGATTGCCAATTCAGCAGAAAACGCAACACAAGTTGAAAAACTGGATTTGATAATTAAAAGATATGGTTTGTTTGATAGAGTAATATTACTCGGTTCAGTAGATCGTGATAGCATTCCAAAATTGCTCTTTTCTGCTAAGATACTGGTTTTAGCACGGCCAGATAGTTTGCAGGCACGTGGAGGTTTCCCTACTAAACTTGGTGAATACTTGGCTTCAGGTCAGCCAGTAATTGTTACGAGGGTGGGTGAAATTCCAAAAATCTTACTTGAGGATCAAGTCTATTTTATCAATCCATTAAACCTGGTTGCAGAACTTGCAGCAAAAATTGATTTCATACTTTCAAATTATGCAGAAGCATTAAAAATAGGCGCAAACGGGAAAAAAGCCGCAATTAAGAATTTTAGTTTAGAATCTAATCGTATAAAGCTTAAGATTGGAATTGAAAAGCTCTTCAGCATTTAG
- a CDS encoding GxxExxY protein, with the protein MTENELSYIIRGAIFKVHNAVGPGLLESAYEAALAYELEKSGLSVQIQLGLPFVYEEVSLDVGYRIDILVENKVIIEVKSVETLAPVHFKQLLTYLKLSNKRLGLLVNFNTDTIANSIERIVNNL; encoded by the coding sequence ATGACAGAAAACGAATTATCCTACATCATCCGTGGAGCCATATTCAAGGTGCACAATGCCGTCGGCCCCGGTTTGCTTGAATCAGCCTACGAAGCCGCCCTGGCATATGAACTGGAGAAAAGTGGATTATCTGTTCAAATACAACTCGGGCTACCATTCGTCTATGAAGAAGTCAGCCTCGATGTTGGCTACCGCATTGATATTCTAGTAGAAAACAAAGTAATCATTGAAGTCAAATCAGTTGAAACATTAGCGCCAGTTCATTTCAAACAATTGCTGACTTATCTGAAACTTTCAAACAAACGCCTTGGCTTACTCGTCAACTTCAATACCGACACAATAGCCAACTCAATCGAACGAATCGTTAACAATCTATAA
- a CDS encoding polysaccharide biosynthesis protein, with product MGKILAITGGTGSFGNAVLRRFLNTESFSEIRIFSRDEKKQDDMRQFYRNDKIKYYIGDVRDSRSVEYAMQGVDYVFHAAALKQVPSCEFFPMEAVRTNVMGLENAIDAALKNGIKKMISLSTDKAVYPINAMGMTKALAEKVMVAKARQLNGNGTMLCGTRYGNVMASRGSVIPLFVSQIKAGKPITITDPGMTRFMMTLDDAVELVLFAFENGQPGDIFVQKSPASTIADLAQALIELYNANTEIRIIGTRHGEKLYESLVNREEMAKAVNLQDYYRIPADTRDLNYGKYFSEGEERVSQVDEYTSHNTERLDVEGTKQLLLKLPMIRKDILGESMDNIYEP from the coding sequence ATGGGCAAGATATTAGCAATCACCGGCGGCACCGGCTCCTTTGGCAATGCCGTGCTGCGCCGCTTTCTTAACACGGAATCCTTTTCGGAAATCCGTATCTTCAGCCGCGACGAGAAAAAACAGGACGATATGCGGCAATTTTATCGCAACGATAAAATAAAATACTATATCGGCGATGTGCGCGACTCCCGCAGCGTGGAGTATGCCATGCAGGGTGTAGATTATGTGTTTCATGCTGCAGCCCTCAAACAGGTTCCTTCCTGCGAGTTTTTCCCTATGGAAGCGGTGCGCACCAATGTAATGGGCCTCGAAAATGCTATTGACGCTGCCCTTAAAAACGGCATCAAAAAGATGATCAGCCTCAGTACCGATAAAGCGGTGTATCCGATCAACGCCATGGGCATGACCAAAGCCCTGGCCGAAAAAGTGATGGTGGCCAAAGCCCGTCAGCTCAACGGCAACGGAACCATGCTTTGCGGTACACGCTACGGCAATGTGATGGCCTCGCGCGGAAGCGTGATCCCTTTGTTTGTTTCGCAGATCAAAGCTGGAAAACCCATCACCATTACCGATCCGGGCATGACCCGCTTTATGATGACCCTCGACGATGCCGTGGAACTGGTATTGTTTGCTTTTGAGAACGGACAGCCGGGCGATATTTTTGTCCAGAAATCTCCCGCCTCAACCATCGCCGACCTCGCGCAGGCGTTAATTGAATTGTACAATGCCAATACTGAAATCAGGATCATTGGCACAAGGCATGGCGAGAAGCTATATGAATCGCTGGTGAACCGCGAGGAAATGGCCAAAGCCGTCAACCTGCAGGATTATTACCGCATTCCCGCCGATACCCGCGACCTGAATTATGGAAAGTATTTCTCGGAAGGCGAAGAACGGGTTTCGCAGGTAGATGAATACACCTCGCACAACACCGAGCGCCTGGATGTGGAAGGCACAAAACAGCTGCTGCTAAAACTGCCCATGATCCGCAAAGACATCCTGGGCGAAAGCATGGATAACATTTACGAACCTTAA
- a CDS encoding NAD-dependent epimerase/dehydratase family protein has translation MIKVGITGQTGFIGTHLYNTLGLYPEQFQRIPFEDGFFQDEAKLKEFVSQCDAVVHLAAMNRHNDPQVIYETNIRLVKQLITACTETNSTPHILFSSSTQEERDNLYGKSKKEGRKLFEKWALTHDAQFTGLIIPNVFGPFGHPYYNSFIATFCHQLTHGEEPKIETDGQVKLIYVSELVETFINIISENPLSKNFAQIAQMTADKNSADPPNPRHQRSIYVPYTSEVKVSETLKLLKSYKETYFDKGILPNLDDPFNRNLFNTFLCYIDHAEFFPFHLKLNTDDRGSFVETVKLHSGGQVSFSTTRSGITRGNHFHTRKAERFAVIKGKARIELRKIGTDEVFSFDLDGSQPSFVDMPIWHTHNITNIGDEDLYTIFWINEHFNADDADTFFEIV, from the coding sequence ATGATTAAAGTAGGCATCACAGGCCAAACAGGCTTCATAGGCACACATCTTTACAACACATTGGGATTATACCCCGAACAGTTCCAGCGTATCCCTTTCGAAGATGGATTCTTCCAGGACGAAGCAAAGCTCAAAGAATTTGTCAGCCAATGCGATGCCGTCGTCCATCTGGCAGCCATGAACCGCCACAACGACCCACAAGTAATTTACGAAACCAATATCAGGCTGGTGAAACAACTGATCACCGCCTGCACCGAAACCAACTCCACACCCCATATCCTGTTTTCGTCCTCCACCCAGGAAGAACGCGATAACCTTTACGGAAAATCCAAGAAAGAAGGCCGTAAACTGTTTGAAAAATGGGCTTTAACCCACGATGCACAATTTACCGGATTGATTATCCCCAATGTTTTCGGCCCTTTCGGCCATCCATACTATAATTCATTTATTGCAACATTCTGCCACCAACTCACCCACGGCGAAGAACCCAAAATAGAAACCGATGGGCAGGTTAAATTGATTTATGTAAGCGAGTTGGTTGAAACATTTATAAATATTATCAGTGAAAATCCGCTTTCTAAGAATTTCGCGCAGATTGCGCAGATGACCGCAGATAAAAACAGCGCAGATCCTCCCAATCCGCGTCATCAGCGTTCCATTTATGTCCCCTACACAAGCGAAGTAAAAGTTTCCGAAACCCTAAAGCTTCTCAAAAGCTACAAGGAGACTTATTTTGATAAGGGTATTCTTCCCAACCTGGACGATCCTTTTAACAGAAACCTGTTCAACACTTTTCTGTGTTACATTGACCATGCTGAATTTTTCCCTTTCCACCTCAAACTAAACACCGACGACAGGGGCAGCTTTGTTGAAACCGTGAAATTGCACAGCGGCGGACAGGTCAGTTTTTCAACTACCAGGTCCGGCATCACTCGCGGCAACCATTTCCATACACGCAAAGCCGAAAGGTTCGCGGTGATCAAAGGCAAAGCAAGAATTGAATTGCGTAAAATCGGAACCGATGAGGTGTTCAGCTTTGACCTCGATGGCAGCCAGCCATCATTTGTTGACATGCCCATCTGGCATACCCATAACATCACCAATATTGGCGATGAAGATTTATATACCATTTTCTGGATCAACGAGCATTTCAATGCCGATGATGCGGATACGTTTTTTGAAATAGTATGA
- the wecB gene encoding UDP-N-acetylglucosamine 2-epimerase (non-hydrolyzing), giving the protein MKKLKVMTIVGTRPEIIRLSRTMALLDEHVNHIIVHTGQNYDYELNEIFWEQLELRKPDHFLNVDTSSLGAAVGDIIRKSEEVLKLEQPDAVLVLGDTNSCLAAYMAKRMHIPIFHMEAGNRCFDQNVPEETNRKVIDHIADFNLVYTEHARRHLLSEGLPHRRIYLTGSPMKEVLNYYKPNIDNSDILSRIELTPVTSTSSVTGTSNLEPRKYFLVSVHREENVDNPENLKKILHILNQLAETYQLPVIISTHPRTKKRLDSLNQQPVTSNLQPVTSNQHLIFHKPFGFPDYIHLQQHARCVISDSGTISEESSILSFPAISLRQSMERPEAQDAGTIILTGFEPDIVLNSIEAVIKEFETKSKYDQIAQDYTIENTSWRVLKLILGNTKLSVKWV; this is encoded by the coding sequence ATGAAAAAACTCAAAGTAATGACCATCGTCGGTACGCGTCCCGAGATCATCCGCCTCTCGCGTACCATGGCCCTGCTCGATGAACACGTAAACCACATCATCGTCCACACCGGCCAGAACTACGATTACGAGCTCAATGAAATTTTCTGGGAACAACTTGAGCTTCGCAAACCCGACCACTTCCTGAACGTTGACACTTCCAGTCTTGGCGCCGCCGTTGGCGACATCATCCGCAAATCGGAAGAAGTCTTGAAACTGGAACAACCCGATGCCGTGCTGGTACTTGGCGACACCAATTCCTGCCTGGCAGCGTATATGGCCAAGCGCATGCACATTCCCATTTTCCACATGGAGGCCGGCAACCGCTGCTTCGATCAGAATGTGCCCGAAGAGACCAACCGTAAGGTAATTGACCACATTGCCGATTTCAACCTGGTGTATACCGAACATGCCCGCCGCCACCTGCTTTCCGAAGGCCTACCCCACCGTCGCATCTACCTCACCGGCAGCCCTATGAAAGAAGTCCTCAACTACTACAAACCCAACATTGACAACTCCGACATCCTTTCCAGAATCGAACTCACACCCGTCACTTCCACAAGCTCAGTGACCGGAACCTCGAATCTCGAACCTAGAAAATACTTTCTCGTCTCCGTACACCGCGAAGAAAACGTTGACAATCCCGAAAACCTCAAAAAGATCCTGCACATCCTCAACCAACTTGCTGAAACCTACCAATTGCCCGTCATCATCTCCACCCATCCCCGCACAAAAAAGCGCCTCGATTCTCTCAACCAGCAACCAGTAACAAGTAACCTGCAACCAGTAACAAGCAACCAGCATCTCATATTCCACAAGCCCTTCGGTTTCCCCGACTACATCCACCTCCAGCAACACGCCAGATGCGTCATTTCCGACTCAGGTACAATCAGCGAAGAATCATCCATCCTTTCATTTCCGGCCATCAGTTTAAGACAAAGTATGGAACGCCCCGAAGCCCAGGATGCAGGCACAATCATCCTTACCGGTTTTGAGCCTGATATTGTACTCAACTCCATTGAGGCTGTCATTAAAGAGTTTGAAACAAAGAGCAAATATGATCAGATAGCGCAAGACTACACAATTGAAAATACTTCATGGCGGGTGCTGAAACTGATCCTTGGAAACACCAAATTGAGCGTTAAATGGGTATGA